In Mucilaginibacter sp. KACC 22063, the genomic stretch AAGTTAGGCGTAAATTACTTATCAGACAAAGACTACTTTGACAGTTTAGCAGATAAAGTTGTTTATACCGGCATGATAGATGAATTCTATAATTACAAATTTGGCATTTTAGAATACAGAAGCCTTCACTTTGAAAACGAAATTATCGATAGTTCTAACTACCAGGGTAATGCTGTAGTTAATTATACAGATTCAGAAACTCCATTTACCAGGATAATAGAGCATAAGCATTTTGAATTTGGTACACAGCCAAAAACTGTTGTAACCCGGGAATATCCAAAAGAATGGAAAAAAGAAGATGAGCCTTATTATCCGGTAAACGATGATAAAAACAATAAACTGTTTAAACTTTATAGTGAACTTTCAAAAAAAGAAAGTAAAGTGATTTTCGGTGGACGTCTCGGAGATTACAAGTACTATGACATGCACCATATTATTGGCCTATCTTTAAAAAAGATAGCTACGTTGTTTAATGAACCAGACTCAATATAACAAAGTATGAATATTTGTATAACAGGTAGTAGTGGTTTTGCGGGTAGAAATATTGTTTCATATTTTGAAAAATTGAAATTAAACCTTAAGCTTTTAACAAGACATGAGCTTCAAACAATTACATCATCAAAATTAGAAGATTGTGATGTAGTTATTCATCTTGCTGGTAAAGCTCATGATTTAAAAAAAGTTTCATATCCTAAAGATTACTACGATGTTAATTATGAGCTGACAAAAAAATTGTATGATAGCTTTTTACATTCAAATGCAAAGAAATTTATATTTGTCAGCTCTGTAAAAGCTGCCGCAGACAGTGTTGAAGGTGTCTTGACAGAAAATATGATACCTGATCCTAAAACTGATTACGGCAAATCTAAATTGATGGCTGAACAGTATATCCAAAGCCAGCAGTTACCAGATGATAAGTCTTATTACATATTACGGCCATGTATGATTCATGGCCCTGGAAATAAAGGCAATCTTAATTTGTTATATAATTTTGTTAAAAAAGGAATCCCCTACCCTTTAGCTGGATTTGACAATTTACGCTCTTTTTTAAGCATTGAAAATCTATGCTTTATTATTAGTCAACTAATCGAGAAAAACAACATTGCTTCTGGTATCTATCAAGTTGCTGATGATAAACCCCTGTCTACTAATGATGTTATAAAGATTCTATCAGCCTCACTCAATAAAAAGCCGAAATTATGGAGTTTATCTCCAGGGCTGATTCGATTTATTGCTAAGATCGGAAATACATTATACCTACCTTTAACTACTGAACGTTTAGATAAACTGACAGAAAGCTATGTTGTTAGTAATAGTAAAATTAAACAGGCAATTGCAAAAGAATTACCTTTAACTGCTGATGACGGTCTTAAATTTACAGCTTTATCATTTTCATCTGATAAATCCTGATATCTTCAGATTATTAAACTATTTAATCAGAGAGTTAAAACAAGTGCAATATATCATATAAAGTCCCCATCAAATGGCATTGATAGTAACTCATCTGCTGTATAACCAATCATGACCGAATTTGAAGTAACCGGCGGTGGGGAAATAGGCAACGGACGCGCCACCTATCCTTTTGCTAAATTAACCGTAACGCCGTATCAGTTAAGTTTATCGATATCCCTTGTTGGTACGGTAGTTTTTCGGCCGTCTGATGTTGTTTCTTTAACAGTGGAAAATCAGTTTCTTGGCCTGCGAAAGGGAATCCGTATTAATCATACGGTAGCTAACTATAGTAACAACATTATATTCCTATCCACTAATGCGGCCTATTTAATTAAACAAATTGAAAGCACCGGTTTCTTACTCCAAAGAGATCCCTTACCGGGTCATTTAGAAGAAGAAATTATACGGACACAAGCAGCTGGAAGCTTTCCCATTAAAAAAAGTGCAGCTATTGCAATTATTATTATCTGGAATGCGCTATGCATACCTGCTATAATTAATGATGCCAGCAAATCACCTATCATCAAGGCTCCTTATGCTATGCTGTTACCTTTGGGGTTCATGATGTCGACCTGTGTATCGTTGCTTGTTATACCCACGGTTAGGGGTTGGGTAATTAAGCCCGGGCATCATATAAATTCAATAAAAACAGGTGTGATTTTCATACTTATTATTATCAGCATTATTACAAGCGTTATGCTGGCTATATCAACGATACCTGCAAACTGATAACAAATTTCAGCGGCAAATGTAGCCGCACATTTAATTCTTAGTCCTGAAGTGTACATTCAAGTCTTCTAACGGATAGCCGTCAGCAGTCTTGAATGCGCTTCCGGTAAGGTCGAATTCATAGTCAAAATCAGGCTTAAGAGCTAACTGTAATACGACGGCTGTGTTATTGTCGGTATAGCCGATCACCTTAACAACGGGAAAATGCGCTTTGCCAGATTTCCCAAAGTTTATAGAGTAACCTTTACCTGCAAGCTGCTTATCAAATGTTATCTTCACTTCTGTAGTTAAAGGATCAACATTTTTACTGCCATTACTAAATGGAGCAATGGAAGCCACATGCGGTTGCTTTTTCTTATAATTTGAAATGATGACCGGTATATCTGTAGCTGTCTGCTTGTAAAAGTTAACAATTTCAGGCATGAAACTTTCTAATGTTGGGTAACGGTTCCGATTAGCTTCATAATTACCCAAAAGCGTTACCAGGTCTCTGATCCATAAGAAACCGATGGATTGCTGATATTGCATTTCGCGCTCAGCGGCAACGCTATCCTTGCTATGATCCATGAGATAGCGTACCACCGATGCCCGCACTAAAGATTCACTTAGCATTGTTTCCCAGTCGCCATAAGCCAGTTTTTGCATCCGGCTTTGTAAAGCTGTGAAAACTTGGCTACCGGAATTTTGCAGCGCGGCACTATTCTTATGTGTAAGATAGTTAACAAAGGAATGGTTGAATTCATGAACCAGCGTAGGTAAGTATGAAGCTTCTTCAAACATCGGCAGGCCTTCCCCGTCAAACCGCCAGGTGCCCATTATCGCATAGATCGTTTCAACATCATTAGGGAATATCACCTTAGGGCC encodes the following:
- a CDS encoding NAD-dependent epimerase/dehydratase family protein, yielding MNICITGSSGFAGRNIVSYFEKLKLNLKLLTRHELQTITSSKLEDCDVVIHLAGKAHDLKKVSYPKDYYDVNYELTKKLYDSFLHSNAKKFIFVSSVKAAADSVEGVLTENMIPDPKTDYGKSKLMAEQYIQSQQLPDDKSYYILRPCMIHGPGNKGNLNLLYNFVKKGIPYPLAGFDNLRSFLSIENLCFIISQLIEKNNIASGIYQVADDKPLSTNDVIKILSASLNKKPKLWSLSPGLIRFIAKIGNTLYLPLTTERLDKLTESYVVSNSKIKQAIAKELPLTADDGLKFTALSFSSDKS
- a CDS encoding DUF4932 domain-containing protein, whose translation is MKFFYLLLFVFCFSYNPVKSQMQTPVAGLGAPIVDKRVELICIAARLADFEEYNNEYNKSYVHDIHQYFDGFKDHPLIKYMKQMREANGIGYDAVVSMAVHLKPPPALKPVVNFNDSIPDKRYGTRADALKFATLIRDFYNDTNFEHFFNAHQDKYKSVVERFSPVFNKFDAQWFSKYYGLAPKGSFNIIIGVGMGGNNYGPKVIFPNDVETIYAIMGTWRFDGEGLPMFEEASYLPTLVHEFNHSFVNYLTHKNSAALQNSGSQVFTALQSRMQKLAYGDWETMLSESLVRASVVRYLMDHSKDSVAAEREMQYQQSIGFLWIRDLVTLLGNYEANRNRYPTLESFMPEIVNFYKQTATDIPVIISNYKKKQPHVASIAPFSNGSKNVDPLTTEVKITFDKQLAGKGYSINFGKSGKAHFPVVKVIGYTDNNTAVVLQLALKPDFDYEFDLTGSAFKTADGYPLEDLNVHFRTKN